In Primulina eburnea isolate SZY01 chromosome 14, ASM2296580v1, whole genome shotgun sequence, the following proteins share a genomic window:
- the LOC140812442 gene encoding uncharacterized protein yields MTTKLQSRQIGGPIVHHLRTTVTHLHRLLHNGPDTLDELLDRHILKNEKKRDDEENELCNQQRLTSTRREVLSLYRDIIRATRFFVWPDSRGILWRDVLRENARKEFEDARFENDPEIITRLIIGGRDAVQAAIDKVVEKQKGQIGKERDDFRR; encoded by the coding sequence ATGACAACCAAACTCCAAAGTCGTCAGATAGGTGGTCCCATTGTGCACCACCTTCGAACCACCGTAACCCACCTTCACCGCCTCTTACACAACGGACCCGACACTCTAGACGAACTCCTTGACAGGCACATTCTCAAAAACGAGAAAAAACGCGACGATGAGGAGAACGAACTCTGTAATCAGCAAAGACTTACCAGCACAAGGCGGGAGGTGCTGAGTCTGTATAGAGATATCATCCGAGCTACCCGATTCTTTGTTTGGCCAGACTCTCGAGGCATTTTGTGGCGAGATGTTTTGAGAGAAAATGCCCGGAAGGAATTCGAGGATGCACGGTTTGAGAATGACCCAGAAATCATAACGAGGTTGATTATTGGAGGAAGGGATGCTGTGCAGGCGGCAATTGATAAGGTGGTTGAGAAGCAAAAAGGGCAAATCGGCAAGGAGAGGGATGATTTCCGCCGGTGA
- the LOC140812473 gene encoding probable indole-3-pyruvate monooxygenase YUCCA4 — protein MGSRKEDDTGEGLRWQWVPGPVIVGAGPSGLAVAACLQDNGVPCVILERSDCIASLWQRRTYDRLKVHLPKQFCQLPLLNFPDDFPKYPTKIQFISYLESYAKHFSIEPKFKQAVLSADFDSANGFWRVRTQDSLYLSRWMIVATGENAEPNVPEIHGIERFLGPVLHTSVYKSGAEFQNQRVLVVGCGNSGMEVSLDLCRLNASPHMVVRNSVHILPREMFGISTFTIAMTLNKWLPLKMVDKFLLVVANFTLGNTDRLGLRRPKTGPIELKNATGKTPVLDVGALSYIKSGKIKVMEGVKEVTKNGAKFMNGQEKEFDSIILATGYKSNVPSWLEGSDFFTKDGMPKTPFPDGWKGENGLYVVGFTKRGLLGASSDATKVARDISDQWRMINGWERYSSGQVRK, from the exons ATGGGTTCTCGCAAAGAAGACGATACAGGAGAGGGTTTACGCTGGCAATGGGTTCCGGGACCTGTCATTGTAGGCGCAGGGCCCTCGGGCCTAGCCGTTGCAGCCTGCCTCCAAGATAATGGCGTCCCTTGTGTGATACTTGAAAGAAGCGATTGTATAGCTTCGTTATGGCAGCGAAGAACTTACGATAGACTCAAGGTTCATCTTCCCAAACAATTCTGCCAGCTCCCGCTGCTGAATTTCCCCGATGATTTCCCCAAATATCCCACTAAGATCCAGTTCATTTCGTACCTGGAGTCCTACGCGAAGCACTTCTCGATCGAGCCGAAATTCAAACAGGCCGTTTTGAGCGCGGATTTTGATTCCGCGAATGGGTTTTGGAGGGTTCGAACTCAAGACTCTCTGTACTTGTCGAGATGGATGATTGTTGCGACGGGGGAAAATGCCGAGCCCAATGTACCGGAGATTCATGGGATCGAGAGGTTTCTGGGGCCCGTTTTGCACACCAGCGTGTATAAATCAGGCGCCGAGTTTCAAAACCAGAGGGTTTTGGTGGTGGGCTGTGGAAATTCAGGCATGGAAGTTAGCTTAGACCTCTGTAGGCTCAATGCAAGTCCTCACATGGTGGTCAGAAATTCA GTTCACATTCTACCGAGGGAGATGTTTGGGATATCTACGTTTACAATAGCTATGACTCTAAACAAATGGCTTCCCTTAAAAATGGTGGACAAGTTCCTCTTAGTAGTAGCAAACTTCACTCTAGGTAACACAGATAGATTAGGCCTTCGGCGACCGAAAACCGGTCCAATCGAGCTCAAAAACGCCACTGGGAAAACTCCGGTACTCGATGTTGGAGCATTGTCGTACATCAAATCCGGCAAGATTAAG GTGATGGAAGGTGTAAAGGAGGTAACAAAAAATGGGGCCAAATTTATGAATGGGCAAGAAAAAGAATTTGATTCAATAATATTAGCAACTGGTTACAAGAGCAATGTTCCTAGCTGGCTAGAG GGTAGTGATTTTTTCACAAAAGATGGGATGCCTAAGACCCCTTTCCCTGATGGTTGGAAAGGAGAGAACGGGTTGTATGTGGTAGGCTTCACCAAAAGAGGCCTGCTCGGGGCTTCATCGGACGCCACTAAAGTCGCTCGCGATATTTCCGATCAATGGAGGATGATCAACGGCTGGGAAAGATATAGCTCCGGACAAGTAAGAAAATGA